The region TTCCATGTCTTAGAGAAAGCTTGCATAGAGTTTGAAAAAGCCTTGGTTGTACCGGAGCCATCAGAGCGATGTGCCCATGTCATTTTTCCTGCAGGACAACCAACTTCTTTCCAATTTGAGATTTTACCCATAGCAACGCGAACAGCTTGCTCTTGAGTAAGTTTAAGATCGCATTCATAGTTGTATCCAAAGGCGATTGTTCCACCAACCATTGGGATTTGGACTAATCCACGAGTAACTTTTGCAATATCTGTTGCTTTCATTGGATCATCAGAAGCACCGAAGTTAACGGTTTCATCAATGAAAGCTTTACGGCCAGAACCTGAACCAACAGCTTGATAGTTGACTCGAGGTCCACCTTCTTTAGCTAAATCAGAAAACCAACGAGTGTAGATTTTAGCGGGAAAGGATGCACCTGCTCCACTAAGACGACTAGCCGCATTTGCGGACATGCCTGCGCCCACTGCAAGCAAAGAAGTAAAGGTGAGGGCCTTCTTAGCGAAGGTCATGAGGCCTAATAAAAAAACTTGCTCTTATTTCATAGCATCTAATTGATCAAAATATTTGTCATTGGAAATCAAATTAGCAATTCATCAATTTTTCTTGATCTATTCATAACCTTTCGATTAACCAAGATTAATTTACTTTTTAAAAAAGAATGAACTTAAAATAACGCGAATTTTCAAGGAAATAATTTAAATAAAACTTGGCCAAAATTTAATCATTTGTTTACGTATCTTTAGTCAGGTCTAAATGTACATCCTATAAATTTCATTTTGGATCTCATATCCAATTTTACTTTTATCCTGTGTGAGGACACGATGAAATTATTTAAGAGCTTATTAATAGCTCCAGCAGCATTCGGCCTTATGGCGCCGATAGCAGTAAATGCTGATACAGCATTTAGTCCTACTTCAAAATTAGGAAGCAGCGTTAATTTCACTATTGGTTCTAATACAGACTCAGCAGATGGAGACGAGCTTCACGGAGTGTTTCACGAATGCTTTTATCGTCTTCAACAATTAAAATTCTTGACTTGGATGGATTCTTAGACAAGTGATCAACCACAAGGATGAACAAGCTTTGTATTACATATCAATTATACTTGATATGTCCTAATATGCCTTGATCGCCATATCCAGTATGCAAATTAATTTTCGTAAGAAATTAATTAGAACAGTGGTTATTACTTGCTCAATTATTTTTTGCATGGGTTATTATTTCGATCAATATCCAAACCATGAAATCCGGAAACAGATATCTACAGATGGATTATTAATAGATTAAATATAGGTATGGAGAAATAAAACGACTTAAAGATATTAGAGAAAGTATCAACTAAAATTATGAAAGTGCTAATTAATACCTCTACAAAGAAAGAAGATGAGATGGCCACCGAATGCAGCTTGGACCTCAGCCGTAAAAAGAGAAGGTTATCGACATTTTGAAGTTAAAAGCTATGGAGGCAAAAAAGATGAACGGTGGGTAGAACTATTTCCAGTTAACAACAACGAAATTCTTATAAAAGTTCCATGGTCGGAATTAAAAACATACTCAAAGTGGACGAGTGGATGGCTTCAGTTGCCAAAAGATGAAGACTGCGATGGCAACTAATCTTTAAAGAAAATAAAAACCAGGATTTTTGAGTAATTATTCCTACACGGCTAATAGAGGTTTGTTCTTATATTTTTTGAACTTCTCAGGACAACCTTCTTTTTATACTGAGCTTTAGAAGGTTGTTTCTTTGAATAAAAAACGTCAGTGCTCCCCCCCAGAAGCCAATCAATTGATGACCAATGCAATTGATTGCCTGACGTACATTTATCTTAAAATCTCCTTTTCTTCAATGGTTCTGTAGGACCGTACGTATTTGGCAGGGAAACCGTAGAAATTACAAACCTAATTAAATTAGACATTTAAAAAGGGCCCTAGGGGGCCCTTTTCCTTTACCGATTCTTTAGAAGCTTCTGGATATTGGTGGCCTGGGGCCAAGTGTCTAGTAGAAAGGCTTTTGTACTCCGTTAGGGCACCTAAACGATGCAGAGGAGTTTCGACTGAATTGACGCACCTAAATCATTGATCCTTGTCGCATCAGACGAATAGCCTACTTATTCATTGAGAATGTTGGAGCAGGAACCAGAATTCAGTTCGCTTCTCTTAAATACTCAGGTGGAGTGTCGACCATCAATGGTGCCTCTGAGCTCAACAAACGTATCTTTGCTCTATTTGCACCTCAACGCAATCAGCCTTAATGCCCATTGCATTTCCACTTAACCTGATCAAAAATAGTAAGTTTGGGGTCTATCTAAGATCTAATCAATAAATCAAAAACATGAATCAGACTCCAGAGAAAGAGAAGGGAATGAGCTTCATTAAAAAAGCTGGTAAATGGGCTCCATTAGTTGGAGGAGCATGGATTGTTCTAAATATTGTTGTTCCATTAGCTCTACTTCGTATTCCTGCAGTCCAAAAATACTTAGTAGTACTAGAGGACAAACTCCCTTTTGACATTCCAGGTATTGGTTAGATGCCAACAGAGATTATTTGTTTTTTCTTGCTTGGTATTGCAGCACTGCTTCTAAATGCTGGACTCGACGCTCAAGTTCTTCCACTCTTTTGGCTAATTCTTCCATTAGTAATCAAATTAAGTTTCGACAATATAACCAGAAAGAAAGCACTCCTCATCAACAAAAAAACGAAATAAAGGCTAAGGTCGTGAAAAATTAGCCGAAAAGCTTTGAACGAGTTACAAGCATTGACGCTATCAGGGGCATTAGCTGTATTTGCTATCACCTGGCTATTTTTTGGTTTTGGGGATGATGATGATGATGGAGGTGGGATGATGAGACCTGTCAGACAAAATGCAGATTAAAATCAGTTACCAATAAGAAAGAAAAAATCCTCAATCTAAAGAAGACAATCGTAAAGGTATTTTTACAAGTCCTAAAGCTAATCAACCTTCTGATCAAGCATTAGCCTAAGTAATGAGAGCATGGGTATATGAAAAATTTTCTAATCAAATTAGTTTTATTCGTATTCATTCTTTTCTCTGGATTGAATAGTGCTGAGGCTGTAATACAAGGCTGGGTTCCACCAGAGGATTATGGAGAAGGTGACTCATATGAAATGGGAATGGAGCCTGAGGATGACGCTGAGGGGATGGAGTCTCAAAGTGAAGAGTTGAGTATGGAGGATATTTTTGGGGATGAACAAGTTTTTCCTTTTCCACCTGGTCTAGGCAATTAATCAAAAGGCAAACATTTGCTTTAGTAAGGTAGATACAGATAACTATCTAACTTTTAAGTTTGTTGAACTAATGGCAACAATAAAAAAAGACTCAGAGCCTCTAGACAACTTATCCAGTCAAGAGATAGAGGATATTGTTAGATCAAACGAAATTTTGGATCAAGAAAATGAAAGACTAATCAAAGAAGAAGAAATAGAGGCACAAAGATTTTCAAAGACAAAATCTACAAAAAGATTGCTTAGACGATTAAGAAGATCTCCACTTGAAGTGATAAATCGATCACTATTTTTTGTATTCATTGGTAGTTTTATCTTCTCCTTTGTCTCTGTTTACTCAATCAATAAATTGTGGTTTATCTTTTATGTCATCAGTGCCTTCTCATGTGTGTTATACACTCCAAATAGACAAGCCCTCAAGGAACTAATTGCAGCATGGCCTAATATCGAAGATCTTTTAAAAAAAAGAAGTCTATGGAAATAAATTATTGAGACTTATAGGCCATTGATTTTAAAATTATTTTTTGAGCTAAGTCTGATCTATCCTAAATTCATAATTGATTAAAAGTTAATGGATAAGAAAGGAGCTAAAGGGTACTGGATCTCAACTGCAAAGGTTATTAATCAAGAATTATTTAATGAATATGTCGAAAAAGTTGGGCCATGGCTTAAAGAAAATGGTGGGGAGGTATTCGCGAAAGATACAGACCCAGTAGGAAAAGAAAAAACTGAAGATTCAAACCTAGCCGTCATTTGTGAATTCCCATCAATGCGAATAGCAGTAGAAGCTTATGAATCCAGTGAATATCAAGAGCTATCAAAGCTACGTACAGCCGCGACAGTTAATTCTACTTTCACCATCATGGAGGGAATGGACGAGGCTACAAAACTAAGAAGAGCAATGGGAATGTAGATAATGGCATCAGCCACTTCACCATTCATTTCACATGGATGGATGAATTGAACTAATTCCTTACCGCATTAAAACTCAAGGAGGCATATTTTGATAAGCACTCATAATAGAAGTGACGATCCAGAACTAGTCAGGAAAAACCTTGAATTAATTATTAGTTCGAACAATTACCAATTAGCCCATGAAGATAGAGAGTTACTCAATAGTGATGAAATGAGAGGAGTGCGAATGCTTCTAGAAATTAATAAACCAGAAAAAATCCTAGAAGAACAAAATATTTTATCAACAATCATCG is a window of Prochlorococcus marinus str. MIT 0917 DNA encoding:
- the pstS gene encoding phosphate ABC transporter substrate-binding protein PstS; the protein is MTFAKKALTFTSLLAVGAGMSANAASRLSGAGASFPAKIYTRWFSDLAKEGGPRVNYQAVGSGSGRKAFIDETVNFGASDDPMKATDIAKVTRGLVQIPMVGGTIAFGYNYECDLKLTQEQAVRVAMGKISNWKEVGCPAGKMTWAHRSDGSGTTKAFSNSMQAFSKTWNLGTGKSIAWPAGVGGKGNAGVAGVIRNTPGAIGYVNQSYIRGVIKPAALQNLSGEFLKPTTEAGAKALNGIKLDKNLAGKNPNPKAKGAYPIATLTWILAYETGNGRNTKAVQESLNYLLSDKAQAKAPPLGFVPLKGDILAKSRAAVKRIGK
- a CDS encoding TIGR02450 family Trp-rich protein, which codes for MRWPPNAAWTSAVKREGYRHFEVKSYGGKKDERWVELFPVNNNEILIKVPWSELKTYSKWTSGWLQLPKDEDCDGN
- a CDS encoding DUP family protein — translated: MATIKKDSEPLDNLSSQEIEDIVRSNEILDQENERLIKEEEIEAQRFSKTKSTKRLLRRLRRSPLEVINRSLFFVFIGSFIFSFVSVYSINKLWFIFYVISAFSCVLYTPNRQALKELIAAWPNIEDLLKKRSLWK
- a CDS encoding DUF1330 domain-containing protein, whose protein sequence is MDKKGAKGYWISTAKVINQELFNEYVEKVGPWLKENGGEVFAKDTDPVGKEKTEDSNLAVICEFPSMRIAVEAYESSEYQELSKLRTAATVNSTFTIMEGMDEATKLRRAMGM